TGCACAGCACCCCAAGACAAAAACAATCGTTGAGAAAAAAATGCGCATCTTCCATAAAAACGCAATCTCATATCTGCAGAAAATGACTGCCGTATATGACACAATTTATCTTGACCCGATGTATCCACACCGCTCCGGAAAAGCCCTTAACAGGCAGACCATGCGGATAATACGTGACCTGGTTGGGAACGATGAGGACAGCAGTTTTCTGCTGGAGATTGCATGCACGAAGGCAAAAAAAAGAGTTGCCGTAAAAAGGCCAAAAGGTGCCGAATATCTGGCACAGAGTCCTCCTTCTTTTATGATAAAATCAAAAAACAGCAGGTATGATATATACCTGATGTCAACCTGAACCGTTCAATGGTAACTGGTTACAGGATTTGTAACTCTATGTTTTCATCTACCTTGTGTCTGTAAGTGATCTGCAATACCCCTGAAGATGTCACCTGTGATATTTTTCTCCCGCTTTTATCGTGTATGCCCTGTACAGCTGTTCCATCAGAAAAAGCCTGATCATATCATGGGGGAACGTCATTTTTGAAAAGGATAGAACCAGATCCGCCGCATCAATAATCTCATCCGAAAGCCCGTCAGGTCCACCGATAAGATAGACTGCATCTTTCACTCCCCGCATTTCCAGATCCATTATTTTTTTGGCAAATCCGGTGGAAGTGAACTGAGTGCCCCGGGAATCCAGGGCAATTTTGCAGGCACCGGCGGGCACTGCCTGCAGCAGAATTTTCCCCTGGTTTTTTTTTTGATTCCCTCCGGATTTCCGGCCCTTTTTCTCTTTCAGGATTTCAATGGATATAGAGGTATAGTGACGCAGACGCAGACGATATTTCTCAATGCCCTGTTCAAGAAACATCTCTCCGGTCTTACCAAGGAAAAGCAGTTTATGGTTCATATTTTTTTATCCGTACAGCAAACAGGTCAGCACTGTACAAATCCATTCTCAATCAGTTTCCTGAAAATCTCACAGAATATATCATATCCCTTTTCTTTTTTAATTCCCGGACACGATTCAGAAATAGCCATGAAATTGGCTTCATCGTCAAGAATTGAAGGGTGCAGGGGCCACTGGCCGCATCGCCATGGGCGCCCCTGGTGGACAGTACAACCTTCATCATAAAAAATACAATGCCCGTCAACTGTTTTCATCTGGACACAGTTCCCGGTTACACGCCAGAATTTCCTTTTCACCTTTTCTTCGTCCATTGAAAGAAAAGCTACCATTCTTTCCCTGTCGTCAGCATCAAGGGAAACCGTTGTTTCTCCATGACAACAAAATCCGCACCTCGTGCAGACAAAAATATCCGATACATCAACCACAACGTTCTCCTTGTAAAACGGGAAACAGAAAAGAAGAAAAATAAACCCGTTCAATCATTACCGATTTATTTGTCAGGCATACCCTATGACATCTTCAAAGGTTGTGATATCAATACCAAACTGCATGGCTGCAGCCTTCCACTTCATGGAATCCTCAAGAGAAAAAATAATGGAATCATCCCCCGGCACATTCAACCAACCATTGGCGACAAGCTCATTCTCCAGCTGACCGGGGCCCCATCCGGTGTAGCCGAGTATAAAGAGATAATTGTCAGGCCCCCTGCCCCGGGAGATATCTTCCAGGACCCTGGTCTCACGGGTCAGTGAAACTGTCTCGCTGATTTCAAGTTTATGCTCTGTTTCATAATTTGATGAAAAAAGAATAAATGCTGATTCCATCTCCACCGGCCCTCCAATGTAAACGGGCGGCAATTCCATATCGGGTATTTCCATCCCGGCCCCCTGCAGGATTTCCGGCAGGGTAAACAACGGATGTGGCTGATTTACTGCGACTCCCATTGCACCTTCACTGTTATGGGCACATATATATATCACATGTTCTTCAAACCGGGGATCCGGCATCTGCGGCGTGGATATAAGAAAGCTCCCCGTAAGAGAATCACCCTGAATAGAACTATTTTTCATAGTAAATCCAACATATTAGTCAAACATCTGTTTTATCGTTCTTTTCACTTTATAGTTTAGCAGACTGCAAGTATAATCGTCAAGGATCTCATTACTGCTCCGGCAAAAGCTCTTCTGTCCACGTCTGCATTCCGGCTGGATAGACGCATTTTGCCGGTCCCGACAATTCCACATGGAATAAAGATAATCATATGTCCGCTGATTTAAAGAAAATTCTTGAATGCTGTCACCATGACCCTTTTTCCTATCTTGGCGTCCATTTTTCTCAGCCGACCGTGGATCGTGTAACCATCAGAACCTTCCAGCCCCACGCATCAAGGGTGAGTCTTCTACTGTCAAATGATACATTTCCCATGGGAAAAACTGCTCCCGAGGGAATTTTTGAACTGGTTCTGGAAAAAACACAGCTTTCCGACCCGGATCTCTCACCATTCAACTACCAGTATGAGATTGAATATGAGAGTGGTGTCTCACTGAGAATCAATGATCCTTACAGGTTTCCCGTTCTACTGGGAGAAATGGATCGCTATCTCTTTAATGCCGGCAGGAATTACAAACTCTACCATCATTTCGGCTGTCATCCCTGCACTGTTGAACATGTCTCCGGTTGCCTCTTCAGGGTCTGGGCACCAAACAGCATGGCTGTCTCCGTCATTGGAGATTTCAATGGCTGGGATGGACGAGTCCATCAAATGAGATCCCTTGGTATTTCCGGGGTATGGGAACTGTTTATCCCCAATATCCATGAAAACGAACGATACAGGTATCATATCAGGACAGGTTCCGGTGCAGTTCTGGAAAAATCAGACCCCTTTCAATTTTACGGTGAACTTCGGCCGGCAAATGCATCCATTACAAGAAAACTTGATTGCTATCAGTGGAAAGATCAACACTGGCAGCAACAGAAAAAAACATCTTTTCCCTACACCTCCCCCATCTCCATTTATGAACTGCACCCGGGCTCATGGAGACGGGACCCGAACAACCACGAACGTTTTCTCACTTTCAGGGAACTGGCATCCGAGCTGATCCCCTATGTAAAGGAACTTGGTTTCACACATGTTGAGCTTATGCCGGTCATGGAACACCCTCTTGATGAATCATGGGGATACCAGGTGACTGGTCCATTCAGTATAACTTCACGATACGGCACACCCGAGGATTTCATGTTTTTTGTGGACTCGTGTCACCAAAACAACATAGGCGTCATCCTGGACTGGGTTCCTGCCCATTTCCCCAAGGATCCCCACAGTCTTGGCAGGTTCGACGGCACCCCGCTCTATGAGCATGAAGATGAAAGAAAGGGTAGTCATCCCGACTGGGGTACGTTTATCTACAATTATGGCCGTAATGAAGTCAGTAATTATCTCATTGCCAATGCACTGTTCTGGCTCGATGTCTACCATATTGACGGTCTGCGGGTTGATGCGGTAGCGTCAATGCTCTACCTGGACTACTCAAGGCAGGATGGGGAGTGGATCCCCAATCAATACGGTGGACGGGAGAACCTTGAAGCAATAGAATTTATCCGACATCTGAATTCTATCCTCTATGATTTCTATCCGGATTCGCTTCTTATTGCAGAGGAATCCACCAGCTTTCCGGGTGTTTCAAAACCTGCTGACAAGGGAGGTCTGGGCTTCGGGTTCAAGTGGGATATGGGGTGGATGAACGACACGTTATCCTATTTCTCAAAGGATCCCCTCTACAGAAAATTTCACCATGGCCAACTTACTTTCTCAATGATGTACGCCTATACTGAGAATTTTATTCTTCCCCTCTCCCATGACGAAGTCGTCCATGGCAAGCGTTCCCTCCTTGAAAAAATGCCGGGAGATGAATGGCAGCAATTTGCAAACCTGCGCCTGCTCTTTTTTTCACAATGGATGCATCCTGGAAAGAAACTGCTCTTTATGGGGGAGAATTCGGCCAGCGATCTGAATGGAACTGTAAACAGAGCCTTGACTGGCACCTGGTCCAGGCAAACATCCTTCACGGTCAGTTACAGCATTTTATAGCAGCACTGAATCACATCTACAAAACGACTCCTGCGCTCTGGGAAAGAGACCACACAAGTGATGGTTTTCAGTGGCTCAATCTGAATGATGAGGATAATTCAATAATTGTCTATGGGAGGTTCGGTAACAACAGGAAAAAACATATCGTCTGTGTTTTTAACTATACTCCCCAGACCTTTAATCGTTACAGTATCAAAATGCCCTGTCCAGGTAACTACCGGATAATTTTCTGCACAGATGACAAAAAATTTGGAGGATCCGATTTTCTTAAAAGCGAAAATTTTCTGTCAAAAGAAATGGGGAAACAGGGCGAATACCAGGCAGAAATAGAAATACCCCTCTTGGGGGCATGATTTTACAACAAATTTCCGAAGAAACCAGCATTGCCGGACCAAATGGCCCAGCAATTTATGCCCTGTAGGTACAAAAAACAAACAAAAATCCGACTGCAGCAAAAATACTTTCTGTGGCAGGATTTTCAGATAAAAAATATAAATTCAATACCAGGTGACCACATGAGCAATTATTCGATTCATCCTCCAGGCGATAAAGTAAAAAAGGCTATCAGAGAATTTTCTGAAAAAGTTCAAGAATTTCCCGATAAAACCCGCCAGGAAATTCTCCATGAAGTTGAACTTAAATACGATCTTTCTCCCCAGGAGTGTGAATTTCTCAACAACCATTTCCAGAAAGAATAGTGCCGGACCGACTGTTTTATTCAATCCACTGCCTTTTATTTCCCGTCCTGTTGCCTGTGGCGACAAGCAGTTCGAAATAAAAGGCCTCTGTCTCCTCGCACATTGCCTGGGCAGTGAACCGCTTTGTAACCCGTTTCTTCCCCTTCTCGCCCATCAGGTTCAGTTCTTCCCTTTCCATCGCCAGAGCTTTATTAATGGCCCGACCCAGGTCTTTTGCATCTGAAGGTTTGACCAGCCAGCCATTTTCACCATGAACTACAGTCTCCAGACTACCTCCATGGGCCGTGGCTATTACCGGTTTCCCCATGGCCATGGCTTCAACAGTCGTTCTGCCGAACGCTTCAGGCTCAAGAGAGGATGTTGAAAGAACAATGTCGGCCAGCATAAAGGCTGCTGGCATATCACTGCAGTGACCGACCAGGGAAGCTTTTCCTTGGAGATTATTTTCAGACAGCAGCTTATTGAGCTCCTCAGTGTATCCTGGATTACCCAGTGTATCTCCCACTAGAACAGCCTGGTAATTTCTGTTTTTGACATACCGAAGACTGTTGAGAAAAACCTCCTGACCCTTAAGTCTTGTCAGTCTTCCCGGCAGCATTAATATTTTTTTGTTTCGATCAAGTTGCCATTTTTCCTCAAGTTCTTTGACTCTTGCACCCGAAACCCTGCGAGGATCAAAATACTTGGAATCCACCCCTCTGAAAATAAGACGAACCCTTTTTCTCCTGCCATAATTGTTGAAAATATGTTCTTTAATACTTCTGGAAATGGCAATAACACCTTCCCCTTTAGTCATGATTGCGCTATAGGCATTGACCGAATAGAACCCGTGAAAAGTAGTCACCAGAACAGGACGTTTCCTTTTCGGGATGCTTTTCCAGGCCAGGTAACCGATCCAGGCAGGCATTCTTGACCGGAGATGCAGCACATCCACGTGTTTTTCCATCAACAATTTTCGTAATGGAAGAATATGAAAGAAAGCTGAAGGTGTTTTTGAACCAATTTTTTTTGTGATATGTTCACTCCCGTCTTTTTCAAGCTCTTCAACCAGCCTGCCTCCGGCAGAAAGCACAATGGAACGATGCCCTTCTGAACAAGATAACGCCCCATCTCCAGGGTTCCCCTCTCGACTCCACCGCTGTCCAGTTCCGGCAGCAACTGCATGACAGTCAGACGAGATAATTTTTCTTCCGTAATCTTATGACGATAAAGGTGACGATAAAGATCTACGGTTTTTTCACACATGCTGTCGGCAGTGAAATGGTTGTTAACCCACTGCAACCCGTTCTGTCCCAACTGCCCGGCCCTGTCAGGATCTGAAATGGCTTCTTTAATGGCAACAGCCATTTTTTTCGAATCCAATGGAGGAACAAGCCATCCCGTTTTACCCGGAAGTACTGTTTCGAGACTCCCCCGTGGGCCGTGGCTATTACCGGTTTTCCCATGGCCATCGCCTCGATCGCCACCTTACCGAAAGCTTCAGGCTGGGTTGAACTCGCAGAAACAACAACATCAGCCAGCAGCAGGGCTGCGGGCATATCAGAACAGTGACCAACAAGTTTCACCTGTTCTTCCAGACCATGGGCACGGATCTTATCTCGAAGCTTTTTAGTAAACGATGAATTTTCATTAGTATCACCAATGCACAGGGCATAAAAGTCATGCTCTTTAATATGGGCGAGAGAGTCGATAAAAACCTCCTGCCCTTTCCACTGTGTCAATCTTCCTGGCAGCACAACCACTGCCTTATTTTTATCTGAAAGTCCCCATCTCTGCCGAAGATCATCAACTCTTTTTCGGCTAACATGATCGGGAGAAAATTCCTGGACATCAAAGCCGCCATGGATCAAATTTATCCGTTTTTCATCTACCGGATAATTTTCCAGAATATGCTTTTTAATTGTTTCCGAAACTGCAACAACCCGCTCCCCTTTTGTCATAATACAGGAGTAGGAATTAACAGAATAAAAACCGTGGAACGTGGTGATCAAACAGGGGCGCTGTTTCTCAGGAAGGAGTTTCCAGGCAAAATACCCGACCCAGGCGGGCAATCGCGAACGCAGGTGAAGAATATCAACCTCTTCTTCAAGGAGAAACTTTCTCAGTTTCAGAACATATTGCAGACAACGTATGGATTTTTCACCGATATAGGGCCAGTGTACGTGAATTCCACCACTTTCCTTTAACAGGGGAACTAACCGTCCACCATCTGAAATAACAATTGATCTGTAACCGTTCTTGGCCAGGTAAACAGCGAGGTCAATGGTTTCTCCCTCCACGCCTCCTTCGTCCAGTTCCGGTAACAGCTGTACTATCGTGAGTTTCTTGACCACCATTTCTGCAAAATTATATCAGCACATCTCTGTGCTTCGTTGAAATTTTCATGAACAGACCATTCTTTTTTCCTCTTGGTCCAGCCCTCAAATGAAAGAACAAAACCTTTATCTTCAAGAAATGCTATACTCTTTTTAAATTTGTTATTCTTTTTTTTCCATTGAACTGGAAGAACACCTACTTTGCAGCCGGCAGTGAGTGCTTCATGGATCATGGATACCGAATCTGCAGTAACCCAGACAACCGAGGCCCTATCGTATTGCTGCTCCACCCAACCCCGGGGTGTATCCTCAAACCTGAAAAATGAAAGGCATGAATGGACGGCTGCGAGATCCTCTACCATTTTCACAGTTTTAACAGGTGTTCTTGGCGAGGAAGAAATAACCCACTTTATCGAATTGTCCCTTTCGAGAATTTTTTCAAGACAGGTAATAATCTTATCGTCCTCCCACCTGTGACTCTTTTCATCAATACCGCCAAGCAGGATCAGACCGTGTCCGGAACAGTGTTTTCCCCTGTCAACAGAACAATTGGGCGGCCCAAGGGTTGTCACAATATTGCCTCCGTCCTTCAGTCCGTCATGGGCCGGAACAAAACAGAGATCAAAGCCCTTTCTGTAGATCCGATCCGGTGCCATACAGGTGATTGCCGGCACATTATATCGTTTTTTAAAAAGAAGGACGTGAAGGTGCGTTCCGCTTCCTGTTCCCATGACCAGGGCAGGCTTTAAATGGGTATCCGCGAGCAAACCAGCTTTTGAAAACAGTATCCTGAACAGGGCCGGAATCGTCCCAGGAGCCGACAGTCGGGAAACGGGAATCTCAGAGACCTGTACAGTTGCCTTTTCCCCCAGAGCCCGGAGTATTCCCCTGCTCTGCTTTTCATGGCCTGGTCGGCCATCCAGGAAGCAGACCACATGTATTTCGGCTTCACTGCTGGATTTCATAGGATTTCATCTTGGGAACAGCTGTTGCAGGAAAAACATAACCGAACAGGAATATGCAACGTTATGGTGATACAGCTGGAACCGGTATTCGGTCACAGGTGCCTGAGATTTATACAGGCCTGTTCACTGCAGTCAGCCTGTTTATACATAAACTATCTTCTTTTCTGCCCTGGAGCCGGCACACCACCGCTTCTTCTGCCTCCACCAGCCAATTTGACAATTATCTGATTGGATTTCTGCAGGCGAACGGTCATTGTCTTGAAGAGATGATTGGTGACATCCGGGTATTTCTCTATAATTTCATCTATTTTATCCCCGGGAAATCGTTTTACCGTACACCTTCCCTGGGACACAATGGAAGCTGTTCTATGTTCACCTGTGATTGCTGCCATTTCCCCGAAATATTCACCGGGTTCCGTCAATTCGGCAATTTTTTTACCTCCCTTTATGACGGTGAGAGAGCCCCGAATCAGTTTGAAGAAATCGATATCAGTATTACCTTCCCGAATAATAACATCCCCATCCTCATATTGTTCCTGATCCGGATTGACCAGATAGGCCGGCAGACTTTCCTTGTGAGCGACAGTTCGTCTCAGCGCTTCGTCTACACTGGTAATTCCTTCTCTTACCTTCTGCAAAGCTGCATCCCTGAGCGGTGTCATTCCCTCCTGGACTGCAATTTTCCTTAACTGGTCTTCTGGTACTTCGGCATTAATTGCCTTGGCCACTTCATCGGTAACCTCCATCAGCTCAAAAAAACCGACACGCCCCCTGTAACCGAGACCATTGCACTCTGAACACCCTCCAGGACCATAGATCACGACCGTATCAACCTCGTCCTCATGAAATCCCATGGACAACAGCTCATTTCTGTCATATTTGACCACTTTTTTACAGTCCGGACACAATCGTCGTCCCAGTCGCTGGGACAGTACCATGGTAACGGAGGAGGCCAGCATATAGGCTGGAATACCGATGTCCACCAGACGACCAATCGTTGCAGCACTGTCATTGGTATGCAGGGTTGAAAAAACAAGATGACCGGTCATGGCTGCTTTGATGGCGATTTCAGCGGTGTCCATGTCTCGTATCTCACCGACCATGATAATATCCGGATCCTGTCGCAGAAATGCCTTCAGGGCTGCCGCAAAAGTCATTCCGACTTCAGTGTTGACGTTTACCTGATTTATTCCCTTGAAGTTGAATTCCACAGGATCCTCTGCCGTGAGGATTTTAATATCTTCACTGTTCATGGAATTCAAGGCGGAATAGAGGGTAACCGTCTTACCCGAACCTGTAGGGCCGGT
The DNA window shown above is from Desulfomarina profundi and carries:
- a CDS encoding 23S rRNA (pseudouridine(1915)-N(3))-methyltransferase RlmH, which encodes MNHKLLFLGKTGEMFLEQGIEKYRLRLRHYTSISIEILKEKKGRKSGGNQKKNQGKILLQAVPAGACKIALDSRGTQFTSTGFAKKIMDLEMRGVKDAVYLIGGPDGLSDEIIDAADLVLSFSKMTFPHDMIRLFLMEQLYRAYTIKAGEKYHR
- a CDS encoding YkgJ family cysteine cluster protein; protein product: MVDVSDIFVCTRCGFCCHGETTVSLDADDRERMVAFLSMDEEKVKRKFWRVTGNCVQMKTVDGHCIFYDEGCTVHQGRPWRCGQWPLHPSILDDEANFMAISESCPGIKKEKGYDIFCEIFRKLIENGFVQC
- a CDS encoding YqgE/AlgH family protein — translated: MKNSSIQGDSLTGSFLISTPQMPDPRFEEHVIYICAHNSEGAMGVAVNQPHPLFTLPEILQGAGMEIPDMELPPVYIGGPVEMESAFILFSSNYETEHKLEISETVSLTRETRVLEDISRGRGPDNYLFILGYTGWGPGQLENELVANGWLNVPGDDSIIFSLEDSMKWKAAAMQFGIDITTFEDVIGYA
- the glgB gene encoding 1,4-alpha-glucan branching protein GlgB codes for the protein MSADLKKILECCHHDPFSYLGVHFSQPTVDRVTIRTFQPHASRVSLLLSNDTFPMGKTAPEGIFELVLEKTQLSDPDLSPFNYQYEIEYESGVSLRINDPYRFPVLLGEMDRYLFNAGRNYKLYHHFGCHPCTVEHVSGCLFRVWAPNSMAVSVIGDFNGWDGRVHQMRSLGISGVWELFIPNIHENERYRYHIRTGSGAVLEKSDPFQFYGELRPANASITRKLDCYQWKDQHWQQQKKTSFPYTSPISIYELHPGSWRRDPNNHERFLTFRELASELIPYVKELGFTHVELMPVMEHPLDESWGYQVTGPFSITSRYGTPEDFMFFVDSCHQNNIGVILDWVPAHFPKDPHSLGRFDGTPLYEHEDERKGSHPDWGTFIYNYGRNEVSNYLIANALFWLDVYHIDGLRVDAVASMLYLDYSRQDGEWIPNQYGGRENLEAIEFIRHLNSILYDFYPDSLLIAEESTSFPGVSKPADKGGLGFGFKWDMGWMNDTLSYFSKDPLYRKFHHGQLTFSMMYAYTENFILPLSHDEVVHGKRSLLEKMPGDEWQQFANLRLLFFSQWMHPGKKLLFMGENSASDLNGTVNRALTGTWSRQTSFTVSYSIL
- a CDS encoding alpha amylase C-terminal domain-containing protein, with the translated sequence MVYGRFGNNRKKHIVCVFNYTPQTFNRYSIKMPCPGNYRIIFCTDDKKFGGSDFLKSENFLSKEMGKQGEYQAEIEIPLLGA
- a CDS encoding glycosyltransferase family 4 protein encodes the protein MLSAGGRLVEELEKDGSEHITKKIGSKTPSAFFHILPLRKLLMEKHVDVLHLRSRMPAWIGYLAWKSIPKRKRPVLVTTFHGFYSVNAYSAIMTKGEGVIAISRSIKEHIFNNYGRRKRVRLIFRGVDSKYFDPRRVSGARVKELEEKWQLDRNKKILMLPGRLTRLKGQEVFLNSLRYVKNRNYQAVLVGDTLGNPGYTEELNKLLSENNLQGKASLVGHCSDMPAAFMLADIVLSTSSLEPEAFGRTTVEAMAMGKPVIATAHGGSLETVVHGENGWLVKPSDAKDLGRAINKALAMEREELNLMGEKGKKRVTKRFTAQAMCEETEAFYFELLVATGNRTGNKRQWIE
- a CDS encoding glycosyltransferase family 4 protein — translated: MVVKKLTIVQLLPELDEGGVEGETIDLAVYLAKNGYRSIVISDGGRLVPLLKESGGIHVHWPYIGEKSIRCLQYVLKLRKFLLEEEVDILHLRSRLPAWVGYFAWKLLPEKQRPCLITTFHGFYSVNSYSCIMTKGERVVAVSETIKKHILENYPVDEKRINLIHGGFDVQEFSPDHVSRKRVDDLRQRWGLSDKNKAVVVLPGRLTQWKGQEVFIDSLAHIKEHDFYALCIGDTNENSSFTKKLRDKIRAHGLEEQVKLVGHCSDMPAALLLADVVVSASSTQPEAFGKVAIEAMAMGKPVIATAHGGVSKQYFRVKRDGLFLHWIRKKWLLPLKKPFQILTGPGSWDRTGCSGLTTISLPTACVKKP
- a CDS encoding mitochondrial fission ELM1 family protein, which produces MKSSSEAEIHVVCFLDGRPGHEKQSRGILRALGEKATVQVSEIPVSRLSAPGTIPALFRILFSKAGLLADTHLKPALVMGTGSGTHLHVLLFKKRYNVPAITCMAPDRIYRKGFDLCFVPAHDGLKDGGNIVTTLGPPNCSVDRGKHCSGHGLILLGGIDEKSHRWEDDKIITCLEKILERDNSIKWVISSSPRTPVKTVKMVEDLAAVHSCLSFFRFEDTPRGWVEQQYDRASVVWVTADSVSMIHEALTAGCKVGVLPVQWKKKNNKFKKSIAFLEDKGFVLSFEGWTKRKKEWSVHENFNEAQRCADIILQKWWSRNSR
- the pilB gene encoding type IV-A pilus assembly ATPase PilB; protein product: MALQRTKVMRKSSMRRTVKDQSGAGKLKIGELLSKAGYITPSQLETAKKHLQKNGGRLGAILRQLEYIDNDTVFTFLSRQHNYPAVVIKKEPPSKDAVNLLPYEKAKEYMAFPLRIAGNTLQITMAEPSDVTAVEELQDLIHKELSVCVSTEEDIVEAFRKYYGIDDEEARSFFGEQEEAEEDLDITQVDDFGSIVAEAADDFEIEGDEEEDIADQYAASDAPIIKLVNGILVKAVQEGVSDIHIEPYEKNMQVRYRKDGSLFKTMNLPLTIKNALVARMKILAGLDITERRVPQDGRIKMRMGRNRSVDFRVSSLPTLFGESVVLRILDKGSLNVDLTQLGFEVKTFEMLKRCLNRPQGLLLVTGPTGSGKTVTLYSALNSMNSEDIKILTAEDPVEFNFKGINQVNVNTEVGMTFAAALKAFLRQDPDIIMVGEIRDMDTAEIAIKAAMTGHLVFSTLHTNDSAATIGRLVDIGIPAYMLASSVTMVLSQRLGRRLCPDCKKVVKYDRNELLSMGFHEDEVDTVVIYGPGGCSECNGLGYRGRVGFFELMEVTDEVAKAINAEVPEDQLRKIAVQEGMTPLRDAALQKVREGITSVDEALRRTVAHKESLPAYLVNPDQEQYEDGDVIIREGNTDIDFFKLIRGSLTVIKGGKKIAELTEPGEYFGEMAAITGEHRTASIVSQGRCTVKRFPGDKIDEIIEKYPDVTNHLFKTMTVRLQKSNQIIVKLAGGGRRSGGVPAPGQKRR